CTGAGAACACACAGCACTAATAGCTCCCTCATCACAGAAAAGCGATCCACTACATCTAGGCCCTGAAAGTAACCACTTTTTTCGCCCATCGAGTGGGGCATCAAAACGAATAAACTTGGTACTTTTTGCCAAGCCTGATTGAATATTTGCGATAACATTCGGCTCACTGCCTTTGGCAATGACAGTTTCGATACCTGCGCGCTGGGCGATCTGAGCGGCTTGTAACTTCGTCGCCATCCCCCCAGTTCCCAGTGAAGTACCTGTACCTCCAGCAAGTGCAATGATCTGCTCATTAATTTCGCCTACCGTCTCGATCAAACGTGCATCAGGATTTTGTCTAGGATCCGCAGTAAATAAACCTGATTGATCTGTCAGTAAAAGTAATCGATCTGCGTTAGCTAAAATGGCAACCATTGCAGATAGATTATCGTTATCACCTACCTTTATTTCGCTTGTGGCCACCGCATCATTCTCATTGATAATAGGGACCACATCGTGGCGTAGCAGCTGCGTAAGCGTATCTCTGGCATTCAAATACCGTGATCTGTCCTCAACATCAGCGCGAGTCAA
This genomic window from Pseudoalteromonas luteoviolacea contains:
- the proB gene encoding glutamate 5-kinase codes for the protein MATNKVIVIKLGTSVLTAGGALLNKPRLVELASQCVELRAAGWQVILVSSGAVAAGRAALDEEIGNSIAEKQMLAAIGQGQLIHLWQSLFSIFDVSVAQLLLTRADVEDRSRYLNARDTLTQLLRHDVVPIINENDAVATSEIKVGDNDNLSAMVAILANADRLLLLTDQSGLFTADPRQNPDARLIETVGEINEQIIALAGGTGTSLGTGGMATKLQAAQIAQRAGIETVIAKGSEPNVIANIQSGLAKSTKFIRFDAPLDGRKKWLLSGPRCSGSLFCDEGAISAVCSQGASLLAKGITDLSGQFKRGDLIELRSPEGKVIAKGLVAFDSQELQKIKGLHSADISDALGYQGANVVIHRDDLVLLEHIAT